GCAAAAATATGCAAGAACTACGGACAGCGCGTTCAGAACTCGGTTTTCGAATGTCTGGTCGAGCCAGCTCAATGGACGGTATTACGGGAGAAACTGGTGGATACAATTGACGAGGACAAAGATAGCTTGCGGGCATATTTCCTCGGAGCGAACTGGAAGCGGCGCATTGAACATGTTGGAGCTAAACCCACCTATGATCCGGAGGGACCGCTCATCTTGTAGTGCCGCGAACGTGAAGCTCGCAGGAATTACTAAGGGGGTTCGCGGGCACCAGATATGAAGAAGTTAAAGGAGATTATGTGCATGTAAGAAACATTCATCGTACGCACGACACTGCTTTGGGG
The genomic region above belongs to Candidatus Zixiibacteriota bacterium and contains:
- the cas2 gene encoding CRISPR-associated endonuclease Cas2 yields the protein MLVLVTYDVNTESSEGKKRLRQVAKICKNYGQRVQNSVFECLVEPAQWTVLREKLVDTIDEDKDSLRAYFLGANWKRRIEHVGAKPTYDPEGPLIL